The proteins below come from a single Treponema phagedenis genomic window:
- a CDS encoding penicillin-binding protein activator LpoB, which yields MKNKSFFIVFLVIAAVCMSCATTGVTRVPSSAVTDISGYWNDTDVRIVCEALIDDCISSPRIERFSIKNNALPVFIVGTFRNDSSEHIDTSIIVKKMQSAIIKSGKADFVADSRSREEVRAERDEQNMGNASEETAKALGNETGADFLLQGAVKSIVQKAGSKMVRTYHVSAELINIETNKIIWSGFNDDIKKVIKLNKVRY from the coding sequence ATGAAAAATAAGAGCTTTTTTATTGTTTTTTTAGTGATAGCAGCAGTATGTATGTCTTGCGCCACTACAGGAGTGACCAGAGTTCCTTCCTCTGCAGTAACCGACATAAGCGGTTACTGGAACGACACCGATGTGCGGATTGTTTGTGAAGCGTTAATTGATGATTGTATCAGTTCGCCGCGAATAGAACGCTTTTCGATTAAAAATAATGCGCTACCTGTATTTATTGTCGGAACTTTTAGAAATGATAGCTCCGAGCATATTGATACGTCAATTATCGTAAAAAAAATGCAATCGGCTATCATAAAAAGCGGTAAAGCCGATTTCGTTGCAGACAGCAGAAGCCGCGAAGAGGTTCGTGCCGAACGTGATGAGCAAAACATGGGAAATGCCAGCGAAGAGACCGCGAAGGCCTTAGGGAATGAAACCGGTGCGGATTTTTTACTGCAAGGAGCGGTAAAATCCATTGTTCAAAAAGCGGGCAGTAAAATGGTCCGCACCTACCATGTTTCTGCGGAACTTATCAATATCGAAACAAATAAAATTATCTGGAGCGGGTTTAATGATGATATAAAAAAAGTTATAAAATTAAATAAGGTTAGATACTAG
- the ruvB gene encoding Holliday junction branch migration DNA helicase RuvB, giving the protein MDMEEFGTVHPELQSGDDKDPALRPRLLRDFQGQEKIKQNLHVFIQAARERSESLDHLFLIGPPGLGKTTLAQITANELGVEFKVTGAPALDKPKDLAGILTTLTERSVFFIDEIHRLKPAIEEMLYIAMEDYELDWIIGQGPGARTVRIPIPPFTLVGATTRAGMVSSPLISRFGIVQRFEFYTDEELASIIERSAKILQIRIEPSAALTLAKSCRGTPRVANRLLRRMRDFAQVAGKSSVTEEVIAVGLKRLNIDSLGLENHDRQILRSIIENYGGGPVGAETLAISIGESQDTLEDYYEPYLIQSGLIQRTPRGRMITEKGCRHLGMSVPEQSAQKTLF; this is encoded by the coding sequence ATGGATATGGAAGAATTCGGAACGGTACATCCCGAGCTGCAAAGCGGAGACGATAAGGATCCCGCACTTCGTCCGCGGCTTTTGCGGGATTTTCAGGGACAGGAAAAGATTAAACAAAACCTGCACGTTTTTATACAAGCCGCACGGGAGCGCTCCGAAAGCCTTGACCACCTGTTTTTAATCGGCCCGCCGGGGCTGGGAAAGACAACTCTTGCGCAAATTACCGCAAATGAGCTTGGCGTTGAGTTTAAGGTAACCGGCGCTCCCGCCTTAGATAAGCCGAAAGACCTTGCTGGTATTCTGACTACCCTGACCGAGCGCAGTGTGTTTTTTATTGACGAAATCCACCGGCTTAAACCCGCCATTGAGGAAATGTTGTACATTGCTATGGAAGATTATGAACTTGATTGGATTATCGGGCAGGGGCCGGGAGCGCGCACTGTGCGGATTCCCATTCCGCCGTTTACCCTTGTGGGCGCAACTACGCGGGCGGGGATGGTTTCAAGTCCGCTTATCAGCCGGTTCGGTATTGTTCAGCGCTTTGAGTTTTATACCGATGAAGAGCTTGCTTCCATTATTGAGCGTTCCGCAAAAATACTGCAAATCCGTATTGAACCGAGTGCCGCTCTCACGTTGGCAAAAAGTTGCCGCGGTACGCCGCGGGTGGCAAACCGCCTGTTGCGCAGAATGCGTGATTTTGCCCAAGTTGCCGGTAAATCAAGCGTTACTGAAGAGGTTATCGCCGTCGGGTTAAAACGCCTGAATATTGACAGCCTCGGTTTGGAAAACCATGACCGGCAAATCCTCCGCTCTATTATCGAAAACTACGGCGGTGGCCCCGTCGGTGCGGAAACACTTGCGATATCCATCGGCGAATCGCAGGACACCCTCGAAGACTATTATGAGCCCTACCTTATTCAAAGCGGCTTAATCCAGCGTACCCCGCGCGGACGCATGATAACCGAAAAAGGCTGCCGCCATCTCGGAATGTCGGTGCCGGAGCAATCGGCGCAAAAAACTCTTTTTTAA
- the queA gene encoding tRNA preQ1(34) S-adenosylmethionine ribosyltransferase-isomerase QueA, with product MNTKDFDFYLPEHLIAQKPSGKRGEDKLLLLDKKTGAFSDRQFSELPDILPPNALMVFNNSKVRRARVYAKSKDSGAQTEFLLIDSLDDGRLWQAMTKKAKRQRIGKTFLFDEGVEAMVVEPPANTDTSAEFRWLQFNTPITDSWLETHGHIPLPPYIRREDTEEDASRYQTVYAQTTGSIAAPTAGLHFTDEILQRIDARGIERTAITLHVGLGTFLPVRTEKIEEHRMHTEKFFITDATATAIEKAKREGRPIIAVGTTSVRSLESAWNPDTQRLMRGSQSTNIFIYPPYQFKLVDMLFTNFHTPESTLLMLVSALAGKDQILAAYAHAVEQEYRFFSYGDAMFIR from the coding sequence ATGAACACAAAAGATTTTGACTTTTACTTACCCGAACACCTCATTGCCCAAAAGCCTTCGGGCAAACGCGGCGAAGATAAACTCCTTCTTTTGGATAAAAAAACGGGAGCTTTTTCAGACCGGCAGTTCAGCGAGCTGCCCGATATTTTGCCGCCGAATGCACTGATGGTTTTTAATAATTCAAAGGTGCGCCGAGCGAGAGTGTACGCAAAAAGTAAGGATAGCGGTGCGCAAACGGAATTTCTTTTGATTGACTCTTTGGATGACGGCAGGCTTTGGCAGGCGATGACCAAAAAGGCAAAGCGGCAGCGCATCGGGAAAACCTTCCTTTTTGATGAAGGAGTGGAGGCGATGGTGGTTGAGCCGCCCGCAAACACCGACACTTCTGCGGAATTTCGCTGGCTGCAATTTAATACGCCGATTACCGACAGCTGGCTTGAAACGCACGGGCATATTCCGCTGCCGCCCTATATTCGCCGCGAAGACACCGAAGAAGATGCGAGCCGCTATCAAACCGTGTACGCACAAACAACAGGCTCCATTGCGGCGCCGACTGCGGGGCTCCACTTTACCGATGAAATACTGCAGCGCATAGACGCACGCGGCATTGAGCGCACCGCCATAACTTTGCATGTCGGGCTGGGCACGTTCCTTCCCGTACGCACGGAAAAAATCGAAGAACACCGGATGCACACCGAAAAGTTTTTTATCACCGATGCAACCGCCACAGCGATTGAAAAGGCAAAGCGGGAAGGCAGACCGATTATCGCTGTCGGCACCACCTCGGTGCGCAGTCTTGAATCCGCATGGAATCCCGACACGCAACGCCTAATGCGCGGAAGCCAATCAACCAATATTTTTATTTACCCGCCTTATCAATTCAAACTGGTTGATATGCTGTTTACCAACTTTCACACGCCGGAATCCACCCTGCTGATGCTGGTTTCCGCCCTTGCAGGCAAAGACCAAATCCTCGCCGCCTACGCCCACGCCGTCGAACAGGAATACCGCTTCTTTTCGTACGGCGATGCAATGTTTATTCGGTAA
- a CDS encoding leucine-rich repeat domain-containing protein — protein sequence MKKLAGFIGMMTVLLLWSTCAGDPAVATSRSANMIVVEVPKNGELQVYIKTADNRAVTIRGSETEILSAADEGGELDAKVMQRVKARGTKLLFTGAIVEFDITDNGTVNALDVSACPKLEVLRCSGNQIKSLDLITNNVLRELYCGNNQISALNLKAQKNLAVLHCEGNLLRTLNLTAAKKLTELQCSENAIQTAEMDALLKTLPMRSSESSAEARIHESNPTENNQMPSADAIQEAEMKRWKIHVGSDQQINEN from the coding sequence ATGAAAAAATTAGCCGGTTTTATCGGAATGATGACAGTGTTGTTATTATGGAGTACTTGCGCAGGCGATCCGGCGGTCGCAACGTCGCGGTCTGCAAATATGATTGTGGTGGAAGTGCCGAAAAACGGTGAATTACAGGTGTACATTAAAACTGCGGATAATCGAGCCGTTACCATACGTGGTTCAGAAACGGAAATACTGTCGGCTGCCGATGAAGGAGGCGAGCTCGATGCTAAGGTTATGCAGCGCGTAAAAGCACGGGGGACAAAACTTTTGTTTACCGGAGCCATTGTTGAATTTGATATTACGGATAATGGGACGGTTAATGCTCTTGATGTTTCCGCTTGTCCTAAGCTTGAGGTTTTGCGGTGTTCCGGGAATCAGATAAAAAGTTTGGATCTAATTACCAATAACGTGCTGAGAGAACTGTACTGTGGAAATAATCAAATAAGCGCTCTCAATCTTAAAGCACAAAAAAATCTTGCAGTGCTCCATTGTGAAGGGAATCTTTTGCGCACGTTGAATTTGACTGCCGCAAAAAAACTTACAGAGCTGCAGTGTTCGGAAAATGCAATACAGACAGCCGAGATGGATGCATTACTGAAAACCCTGCCGATGCGAAGTAGTGAGTCCTCTGCAGAAGCACGAATCCATGAATCAAACCCAACGGAGAATAACCAAATGCCGTCGGCTGATGCAATACAGGAAGCTGAGATGAAAAGATGGAAAATTCACGTTGGCAGCGATCAACAAATAAACGAAAACTAA
- a CDS encoding M18 family aminopeptidase, with protein sequence MNKAQELINFIEKSPTVFHVIQNVADILTAHGYKQLQQADTFSLVPNGKYFITNNGSAIIAWQMGSAAITEGFRIIGSHSDSPGFRIKPNPEIVVQNSFITLNTEVYGGPILSTWFDRPLSIAGRVVLKGKEVLQPIVRLIDFKRPLLIIPNLAIHMNREVNEGYAYNRQKDTLPLLSIIDENPAKEDFLLNLIAQEADCALSDILEFDLFLYDVQKGSILGANNEFFSVGKIDNLGMAYASVDALVQSASTPFTKVVCIFDNEEVGSSTAQGAGSPFLSDVLNRIVQTQGDSETFQQALAASFLISADQAHGTHPNYLEKNDITNFPIINRGPAIKLAASMSYASDAVSVGVFKQVCEKANVPCQTFVNRSDIRGGSTIGPISVRNLNIKTVDVGNPILAMHSVRELGGVQDQESITEAFKAFYR encoded by the coding sequence ATGAACAAAGCACAAGAATTAATTAATTTTATCGAAAAGAGTCCGACTGTATTTCATGTTATCCAAAATGTAGCAGATATTTTAACTGCACACGGATACAAGCAATTACAGCAGGCGGATACGTTTAGCCTTGTACCGAACGGTAAATACTTTATCACAAATAATGGCAGCGCAATAATCGCATGGCAAATGGGTTCCGCCGCAATTACGGAAGGTTTTCGCATTATCGGCAGCCACAGTGATTCACCGGGTTTTCGAATTAAGCCAAATCCGGAAATCGTTGTGCAAAACTCTTTTATCACACTTAATACCGAAGTGTATGGAGGGCCAATTCTTTCCACCTGGTTTGATCGTCCGCTTTCAATTGCCGGAAGGGTAGTGCTGAAAGGGAAGGAAGTTTTGCAACCGATTGTGCGGCTTATTGATTTTAAGCGTCCGCTTTTAATTATTCCGAATTTAGCAATACATATGAATCGGGAAGTAAATGAAGGGTATGCGTATAACCGACAAAAAGATACCTTGCCCTTGCTTAGTATTATTGATGAAAATCCTGCAAAAGAAGACTTTTTATTAAACTTGATTGCGCAAGAAGCTGATTGTGCTCTTTCGGATATTCTTGAATTTGATTTATTTTTATACGATGTGCAAAAAGGCTCAATACTGGGGGCGAACAACGAATTCTTTTCGGTAGGAAAAATAGATAATCTCGGTATGGCGTATGCTTCGGTTGATGCCTTGGTGCAAAGCGCATCAACTCCTTTTACCAAAGTGGTCTGTATTTTTGATAATGAAGAAGTCGGCTCTTCTACTGCGCAGGGAGCGGGAAGCCCTTTTTTAAGTGATGTGCTTAATCGAATTGTGCAAACGCAAGGTGATTCTGAAACTTTCCAACAAGCCCTTGCCGCATCTTTTTTAATTTCAGCAGATCAGGCACACGGTACACATCCGAATTATCTTGAGAAAAATGATATTACGAATTTTCCGATTATTAATAGAGGGCCAGCAATAAAACTTGCCGCTTCAATGTCATATGCTTCCGATGCGGTATCGGTCGGCGTGTTTAAACAGGTTTGCGAAAAAGCGAATGTCCCCTGTCAGACATTTGTGAACCGATCGGATATACGCGGCGGGTCTACAATAGGGCCTATCAGCGTGAGAAATCTGAATATTAAAACTGTGGACGTTGGTAATCCTATTTTAGCAATGCATTCGGTGCGTGAACTTGGCGGCGTACAGGATCAGGAATCGATTACCGAAGCGTTCAAGGCTTTTTATCGGTAA
- a CDS encoding nitroreductase family protein produces the protein MNFQEILERRQSCRSFDFEKKIEDQKLQRVLDAARLAPSACNAQPYELFVAQGAVAEAVAKTRAIGMNKFMEQCNTFIILSEDSYNLLAKIGAQIQSKHYKSIDIGIAAAHIVLAAAAEGLETCIIGAFSEKKLQEILHTHNKITLIIAIGYGSEQNILREKQRKPFNELIKYLR, from the coding sequence ATGAATTTTCAAGAGATCTTAGAAAGGCGGCAAAGTTGTCGTTCTTTTGATTTTGAGAAAAAAATTGAAGATCAAAAATTGCAGCGAGTATTGGACGCTGCCCGCCTTGCACCGTCAGCCTGTAATGCACAGCCGTATGAACTATTTGTGGCACAAGGAGCTGTTGCGGAGGCGGTGGCAAAAACAAGGGCTATTGGAATGAATAAATTTATGGAGCAATGCAATACGTTTATCATTCTTTCCGAAGATAGTTATAATTTATTGGCAAAAATCGGCGCACAAATTCAAAGTAAGCACTATAAATCAATTGATATAGGTATTGCCGCTGCACATATTGTGTTGGCTGCTGCTGCGGAAGGTTTAGAAACTTGCATTATCGGTGCATTTAGCGAAAAGAAATTACAGGAAATTCTCCATACGCATAATAAGATTACACTTATTATTGCGATCGGGTATGGGAGCGAGCAAAATATTTTGCGGGAAAAACAACGGAAGCCTTTTAACGAGCTGATAAAATACTTACGTTAA
- the xseA gene encoding exodeoxyribonuclease VII large subunit has product MIKVYSVKEITAEIKALLEGSLSRCTVQGEISNCKPSSTGHLYFALKDDKALLQAVMFKSKLWALNFEPKDGMLVQITGNISVYEQRGSYQIIAEKMQLAGEGDILRLLEERKNKLLREGLFDAEKKKTLPFFPKTIAVITSPTGAAVRDIINVITRRNKKVNILVLPAAVQGAEAATSIIAQLKIVNVHKLASIIIVGRGGGSLEDLLPFSDEQVVRAIAESNIPVISAVGHETDWALSDYVADLRAPTPSAAAELAAPLLDDIINKFTEDREILISLMRARIEHIKLMISGFDPETLEMKFRRIEQPFLLRFDDAKEALLRNFSSRLEKVRHKVNLLQHSIEGANPQTILNRGYAIVRDEQGKTIRDASSVPKRTKLIITPAKGSLEAEVL; this is encoded by the coding sequence ATGATAAAAGTTTATTCAGTAAAAGAAATAACCGCAGAAATTAAAGCCTTACTTGAAGGGTCTTTAAGCCGATGTACGGTGCAGGGAGAAATCTCAAACTGTAAACCATCCAGCACCGGACATCTTTATTTTGCATTAAAAGATGATAAGGCGTTATTGCAAGCGGTTATGTTTAAGAGTAAGCTTTGGGCATTAAACTTTGAACCAAAAGACGGAATGTTGGTACAAATAACCGGAAATATTTCCGTATATGAACAACGCGGATCGTATCAGATTATCGCAGAGAAAATGCAGCTTGCGGGTGAAGGCGACATTCTAAGACTCCTTGAAGAAAGAAAGAACAAGCTTTTACGAGAAGGCTTGTTTGATGCTGAAAAGAAAAAAACTCTTCCCTTTTTTCCAAAAACTATTGCCGTTATTACCAGCCCCACCGGCGCCGCAGTAAGAGATATAATTAATGTTATTACAAGAAGAAATAAAAAGGTGAATATTTTAGTACTGCCTGCGGCGGTGCAGGGGGCGGAAGCAGCCACATCAATTATTGCCCAATTAAAAATTGTAAACGTACATAAACTTGCTTCCATTATTATTGTAGGAAGAGGTGGCGGTTCGCTTGAAGATCTTTTACCGTTTTCAGATGAGCAAGTAGTGCGAGCCATCGCCGAATCAAATATTCCGGTTATTTCCGCAGTCGGGCATGAAACGGACTGGGCGCTTTCCGACTATGTTGCGGATCTCAGGGCTCCGACACCTTCTGCAGCAGCGGAATTGGCGGCACCGCTCCTTGATGATATTATCAATAAATTTACCGAAGACCGGGAAATACTTATTTCGTTAATGCGCGCCAGAATTGAACATATTAAACTTATGATCTCAGGATTTGATCCGGAAACCCTTGAAATGAAATTCAGAAGAATAGAACAACCTTTTTTGCTTCGCTTTGATGATGCAAAAGAAGCTCTGCTGCGAAATTTTTCCTCGCGTTTGGAAAAGGTTCGGCATAAAGTGAACCTTTTGCAACACAGCATTGAAGGGGCAAATCCTCAAACTATTTTAAATCGCGGCTATGCTATTGTGCGCGATGAACAGGGAAAAACAATCCGAGATGCGAGCTCTGTTCCGAAAAGAACAAAACTGATTATCACCCCCGCAAAAGGGAGTCTTGAAGCGGAAGTTTTATAA
- a CDS encoding thioredoxin family protein codes for MKKIYSILFIVLIILTGCATKKNSWHTDFPDTKKQAIDEKKDLLLYFSGSDWNDQCKSIKQWFFTKEFIDRFSKDYVLSVVDIPKNNDALSEKTLKENHILFTKYEVTEVPFLILQTFEGDVYFAKIIPPEVNTVDSFSAFIAQSLPERQKIIAARNTIRKAEGTEKALAIDDFLQIVYASSSPRYDSLRTQVIEADPNNQTGLRGKYLFQIANIKAEAFIRVNDLISAGDAYKEAAESEFLTAEQKQSLWYQAAYTYAVSEKIATGEIIDYLRKAIAVYPQGERVNQIKQVIKKLLNTKSN; via the coding sequence ATGAAAAAAATATATTCTATTCTTTTTATTGTCTTGATAATTCTAACCGGCTGTGCAACAAAAAAAAACAGTTGGCATACAGACTTTCCGGACACAAAAAAACAAGCGATTGATGAAAAGAAGGATTTACTCCTTTATTTTTCCGGCTCCGACTGGAATGATCAATGCAAATCTATTAAACAATGGTTTTTTACCAAAGAGTTTATTGACCGATTCTCAAAAGACTATGTGCTTTCCGTGGTTGATATTCCGAAAAACAACGATGCGCTTTCAGAAAAAACGTTAAAAGAAAATCATATTCTTTTTACAAAATACGAAGTAACGGAAGTTCCGTTTTTGATTCTCCAAACATTTGAGGGCGATGTGTATTTTGCAAAAATTATTCCTCCCGAAGTGAATACTGTGGATTCGTTTTCCGCTTTCATAGCGCAGTCTTTACCGGAACGTCAAAAGATAATCGCCGCCCGTAATACCATCAGAAAAGCTGAAGGAACTGAAAAAGCCCTCGCTATTGATGATTTTTTACAAATTGTTTATGCATCCTCTTCTCCACGTTATGATTCTTTGCGCACACAGGTCATAGAAGCGGATCCGAATAATCAAACGGGATTGCGTGGAAAATACCTTTTTCAAATTGCAAACATAAAAGCCGAAGCTTTTATTCGTGTAAACGATTTAATTTCCGCAGGCGATGCATATAAAGAAGCAGCCGAGTCCGAATTTTTAACCGCCGAGCAAAAACAGTCTCTTTGGTATCAGGCGGCATACACCTATGCGGTTTCGGAAAAGATTGCGACCGGAGAAATTATCGATTATTTACGCAAAGCAATTGCGGTATATCCGCAAGGGGAACGAGTAAACCAAATAAAGCAGGTTATCAAAAAACTGCTTAATACAAAAAGCAATTAA
- a CDS encoding alpha/beta hydrolase, which produces MQKATSIITQSDGEKVFLYEWIPDGNFRGVIQLVHGMAEHAGRYAEFAGAAVKNGYAVFAADHRGHGKTAGSKENLGYLADSDGFNRVLEDQREINAMIQQRYPQKPVYLIGHSFGSFISQGYIEKYADTVKACILIGTSGPNPAAGVGKLLADSICAIRGRKKVSSLLQALSFGSFNKGIKNPQTPTDWLSRDANEVAKYNGDPYCGFACTAGFYQDLLGGLRQIHRKEAMAAIPKEFPVLLLAGAADPVGNYGKSVKMLEAIYKGNGMKNVSCVLYEGARHEILNETNKTEAMKDIFQWLNKT; this is translated from the coding sequence ATGCAAAAAGCAACTTCAATAATTACGCAGTCTGACGGAGAAAAAGTTTTTTTATACGAGTGGATTCCGGACGGTAATTTTCGCGGAGTTATTCAGCTGGTGCATGGAATGGCGGAACATGCCGGACGGTATGCGGAATTTGCGGGCGCTGCAGTAAAAAACGGCTATGCGGTTTTTGCGGCAGACCATCGCGGGCACGGAAAAACCGCAGGCTCAAAAGAGAATTTAGGTTACCTTGCGGATAGTGACGGTTTTAATCGCGTACTGGAAGATCAAAGAGAAATCAATGCGATGATTCAGCAGCGGTATCCGCAAAAACCTGTTTATTTGATCGGACATTCTTTCGGTTCGTTTATTTCACAAGGGTATATAGAAAAATATGCGGATACTGTCAAAGCCTGCATTTTAATCGGCACAAGCGGTCCGAATCCTGCCGCCGGTGTCGGGAAACTTCTGGCGGATAGTATTTGCGCAATCAGAGGCAGAAAAAAAGTTTCTTCACTTTTGCAGGCGCTTTCGTTCGGATCGTTTAATAAGGGAATTAAGAATCCGCAGACGCCGACTGACTGGCTTTCCCGCGACGCAAACGAGGTTGCAAAATACAATGGCGACCCTTATTGCGGATTTGCCTGTACGGCGGGATTCTACCAAGACTTGTTGGGCGGCTTACGACAAATTCATCGGAAAGAGGCAATGGCTGCAATCCCGAAAGAGTTTCCCGTTCTTTTGCTTGCGGGGGCTGCCGATCCTGTTGGTAATTACGGAAAAAGCGTAAAAATGCTGGAAGCAATTTACAAAGGCAATGGAATGAAAAATGTTTCCTGTGTTTTATACGAAGGAGCCCGACACGAAATTTTAAATGAGACAAATAAAACCGAGGCCATGAAGGATATTTTTCAGTGGCTGAACAAAACCTGA
- a CDS encoding BCCT family transporter gives MKETGQKKQNEIDWFITIAPLAVIILVSLLLIVFPTGAKGIIDRLWSLFVNELGFFYILIGLGFVIVSIVLAFSKYGNIRLGTLEKPRYSNFAWGSMIFTSTMAADILYWSLIEWAYYFTSTPFAKQGMTLAEKQDWASAYPLFHWGITPWAFYILLAVAFAYMLHVKGGTKQKLSEACRPILGKRIDGVLGHIIDIFSVVGLLAGTATTFSLATPLLSLAVSRLFGIPESRILTLIILFIIALVYTSAVLLGIKGISKLAEISVICFSALLAFFFLAGPKIYLIETGISGIGKMVQNFFSMSTWMDPLRLSGDGGNGFPQNWTIFYWAYWIAWSVATPFFIGSISEGRTVRNTILGGLACGIAGTYCSFIILGNYGLYLETHGIVSAADMLAQGAVPSVVIMHILTTLPFAKVGFVILILTMIALYASTFDAITLVIASYSQRQLKKDEEPHKALRAFWAIVFILLPAAFIFVESTLNQLQSLSIIAAFPLGIIMIIIVTGFFKEVRKNNEHVQDVSP, from the coding sequence ATGAAAGAAACAGGACAAAAAAAACAAAACGAAATTGATTGGTTTATTACCATCGCACCGCTTGCGGTTATCATTCTTGTTTCGCTTTTACTCATCGTTTTTCCGACAGGTGCGAAAGGAATTATTGATCGTTTATGGAGCTTATTTGTAAATGAGCTCGGCTTCTTTTATATTTTGATAGGACTCGGGTTTGTCATCGTATCCATTGTGCTTGCATTTTCAAAATACGGCAACATACGGTTAGGAACATTGGAAAAACCGCGCTATTCAAATTTTGCATGGGGTTCAATGATTTTTACTTCCACGATGGCAGCGGATATTTTATACTGGTCGCTGATTGAGTGGGCGTATTATTTTACTTCTACCCCTTTTGCAAAACAGGGAATGACGCTTGCAGAAAAACAGGATTGGGCATCGGCGTATCCTTTATTCCATTGGGGCATAACGCCGTGGGCTTTTTATATTTTGCTCGCCGTTGCCTTTGCCTATATGCTGCACGTAAAAGGCGGTACTAAACAAAAACTTTCGGAAGCATGTCGTCCGATATTGGGAAAACGCATTGACGGTGTTTTAGGGCACATCATAGATATTTTTTCGGTGGTAGGCTTGCTTGCAGGAACGGCAACAACTTTTTCTCTTGCAACACCATTGCTTTCGTTGGCGGTTTCCCGATTATTCGGAATTCCCGAATCAAGAATTTTGACCTTAATCATCTTATTTATTATCGCTCTTGTTTACACATCGGCGGTTTTGCTCGGAATAAAAGGCATATCAAAGCTTGCGGAAATTTCCGTCATTTGCTTTTCCGCCCTACTTGCTTTTTTCTTTTTAGCGGGACCGAAAATTTATTTAATCGAAACGGGAATCAGCGGCATCGGAAAAATGGTTCAAAACTTTTTCTCAATGTCCACGTGGATGGATCCGTTGCGGCTTTCAGGCGATGGCGGAAACGGCTTTCCGCAAAACTGGACTATTTTTTATTGGGCGTATTGGATTGCGTGGTCTGTTGCAACGCCGTTTTTTATCGGAAGCATATCCGAAGGAAGAACCGTCCGCAATACGATTCTCGGCGGCTTAGCCTGCGGCATTGCGGGAACTTATTGTTCGTTTATCATTTTGGGAAATTACGGCTTATATTTGGAAACGCACGGAATCGTATCTGCTGCGGATATGCTTGCCCAAGGGGCCGTTCCCTCCGTGGTAATTATGCATATTCTGACAACACTCCCGTTTGCAAAAGTCGGCTTTGTTATTTTGATTCTGACCATGATAGCCCTTTATGCAAGCACCTTTGACGCAATCACTTTGGTTATCGCTTCATATTCGCAGCGTCAATTAAAAAAAGATGAAGAGCCGCATAAGGCATTGCGCGCTTTTTGGGCAATTGTATTTATCTTACTGCCCGCCGCATTTATCTTTGTAGAATCAACACTCAATCAGCTGCAAAGTTTATCAATTATTGCCGCCTTTCCGCTGGGAATAATTATGATCATTATTGTAACCGGTTTTTTCAAAGAGGTACGAAAAAACAATGAACATGTGCAGGATGTATCTCCGTAA